A window of the Brassica napus cultivar Da-Ae chromosome A2, Da-Ae, whole genome shotgun sequence genome harbors these coding sequences:
- the LOC106399754 gene encoding COBRA-like protein 2, whose protein sequence is MKILLSKFSVLFLFLLSWTSFTTTEAYDALDPTGNITIKWDILSWTPDGYVARVTIFNYQQYRHIESPGWQLGWTWLKKEVIWNMVGAQATEQGDCSKFKGDPPHCCKKTPTVVDLLPGTPYNHQISNCCRGGVVSAWAQDSATAVSAFQISVGQSGTTNTTVRAPRNITLKAPGPGYTCGPAKTVAPTKFFSDDKRRKTQAMLTWNMTCTYSQFLAKKSPTCCVSLSSFYNETIVPCPTCSCGCQNNSQTGTCVNQKIASVIQASGKNNHQPLLQCTQHMCPIRVHWHVKTNYKEYWRVKVAITNFNYNMNYSLWNMVAQHPNFDNVTKLFSFNYKPLSPYAGINDTAILWGIKFYNDMLSQAGPLGNVQSEILFRKSPSKFTLDKGWAFPRRIYFNGDNCVMPPPDSYPWLPNATPKLATSPFIVLLITFFSVLILM, encoded by the exons atgaaaattctccTCTCTAAGTTCTCagttttgtttctatttctccTTTCTTGGACCAGCTTCACCACAACAG AAGCTTATGATGCACTTGATCCAACTGGAAACATTACCATAAAATGGGATATCCTGAGCTGGACTCCTGATGGCTATGTG GCTCGTGTAACAATCTTCAATTATCAACAATACCGTCACATTGAGTCCCCGGGTTGGCAATTGGGATGGACTTGGTTAAAGAAGGAAGTGATATGGAATATGGTTGGTGCACAAGCAACAGAACAAGGAGATTGTTCTAAGTTCAAAGGTGACCCTCCTCATTGCTGCAAGAAAACTCCAACTGTCGTTGACTTGTTACCAGGAACTCCATACAACCACCAGATATCAAACTGTTGTAGAGGCGGTGTGGTTAGTGCGTGGGCACAAGACTCCGCAACCGCTGTTTCTGCTTTTCAGATTAGTGTTGGCCAATCTGGAACAACTAATACAACGGTTAGAGCACCTAGGAACATCACTTTGAAGGCACCAGGACCTGGTTATACTTGTGGCCCCGCGAAAACCGTTGCGCCGACCAAATTCTTTTCTGATGATAAACGAAGAAAGACTCAGGCTATGT TGACATGGAACATGACGTGCACATATTCGCAGTTTCTAGCCAAGAAATCTCCCACTTGTTGTGTCTCACTCTCATCCTTCTACAATGAAACTATCGTACCATGCCCAACTTGTTCGTGTGGTTGTCAAAATAATTCTCAAACTGGTACATGTGTCAA CCAGAAAATAGCTTCGGTAATACAAGCTTCAGGGAAGAACAACCATCAACCGCTATTGCAATGTACGCAGCATATGTGTCCCATCCGAGTTCATTGGCATGTAAAAACTAACTACAAAGAGTACTGGCGAGTGAAGGTTGCAATCACAAACTTTAATTACAATATGAATTACTCGCTGTGGAATATGGTTGCACAGCATCCCAACTTCGACAATGTCACTAAGCTTTTCAGCTTTAACTACAAACCCCTTAGTCCTTACGCTGGCATAA ATGACACGGCCATTCTATGGGGAATCAAGTTCTACAACGATATGTTGAGCCAAGCCGGTCCACTAGGAAATGTACAGTCAGAAATTCTCTTCCGAAAGAGCCCGTCAAAGTTCACACTCGATAAAGGGTGGGCGTTTCCAAGACGTATTTACTTCAACGGAGATAACTGCGTTATGCCACCTCCAGATTCTTATCCATGGCTCCCTAACGCAACTCCAAAACTTGCAACCTCGCCATTCATCGTACTTCTCATCACTTTCTTTTCTGTTTTGATTCTTATGTAA
- the LOC106407386 gene encoding BAHD acyltransferase At3g29680-like, which translates to MDKDGDAIKSLHSSLLEKIIKKRFHSSEMVLNIIKISHVSPYADSLYDPLVVPLTFFDLKWLKDSVQQVVFYKLTESSSSRKFFYSVIIPKLEASLSLVLGHFLPLAGHVTWNPQDPKPCIVVFPHDTVTLTVSESEEDFSSVSGKGKRLASETRALVTEFPASCDSPCVLSLQVTLFPNQGFCIGITANHAVMDGKTVVNFYKSWAHICKSQTHGNILLPDDLTPSLDRTIINVPAYLEAKMLVLQGERTLKIPQAGEIGHDIFRITLELTLENVEKLRERAKSESTRSHSELHLSTFVLAYAYMWTCLVKTHGGQGERPVRLMYAADFRNRLDPPVHKGYLGNCVFPIGCFGHKAKTFLGEDGFVKAVEILGDSVKGLRLLGIEQLCELYVDGKKRVKPGTQLGTIAGSNRFGLYGSDFGWGKPVNTEFVSIDRNEAFSMSERDMSGGVQVGLCLKKHEMHVFISLFNDGLVN; encoded by the coding sequence ATGGATAAGGATGGAGATGCTATAAAAAGTTTACATTCATCATTGCTGGAAAAAATAATCAAGAAGAGGTTTCATTCATCGGAGATGGTGCTAAATATCATCAAGATCTCCCATGTCAGCCCCTATGCAGATTCATTATATGACCCACTCGTTGTCCCACTCACTTTCTTCGACCTAAAGTGGCTAAAAGATTCTGTACAGCAAGTCGTCTTCTACAAACTCAccgagtcatcatcatcacGCAAGTTCTTCTACTCCGTGATCATCCCTAAACTCGAGgcatctctttctcttgttctCGGTCACTTCCTCCCCCTTGCGGGTCACGTCACTTGGAACCCGCAAGATCCTAAGCCTTGCATCGTCGTGTTCCCGCACGACACTGTCACGTTGACAGTGTCTGAGAGCGAGGAAGATTTCAGCAGTGTTTCAGGCAAGGGAAAACGTCTCGCGAGCGAGACACGTGCCCTGGTCACCGAGTTTCCGGCTTCTTGTGACTCGCCGTGTGTCCTTTCTTTACAAGTTACCTTGTTCCCTAACCAAGGGTTCTGTATAGGCATAACAGCAAACCATGCGGTCATGGATGGCAAAACGGTAGTGAATTTTTATAAATCATGGGCTCATATCTGTAAATCACAAACACATGGAAATATATTATTACCTGATGATTTAACTCCCAGTTTAGACCGCACGATCATCAATGTCCCTGCTTATCTTGAAGCCAAGATGTTGGTTCTTCAAGGTGAAAGAACCCTCAAGATCCCTCAAGCTGGAGAGATCGGCCATGACATATTCAGGATCACGCTTGAGTTGACTCTGGAAAACGTAGAGAAACTTAGGGAGCGAGCTAAGAGCGAGTCAACTCGCTCTCATTCTGAGCTTCACTTGTCCACGTTCGTTCTGGCTTACGCCTACATGTGGACTTGCTTGGTGAAGACGCATGGAGGCCAAGGGGAAAGACCGGTTCGTCTCATGTATGCTGCTGACTTTAGGAACCGGTTAGACCCGCCGGTTCATAAGGGATACTTAGGGAACTGTGTGTTCCCCATCGGTTGCTTCGGACACAAAGCTAAGACGTTTTTGGGAGAAGATGGATTTGTCAAAGCCGTCGAGATCCTCGGCGACTCGGTCAAAGGTTTGCGTTTATTAGGGATTGAGCAACTTTGCGAGTTGTACGTGGATGGAAAGAAGAGAGTGAAACCGGGTACACAGCTCGGGACTATTGCAGGTTCAAACCGGTTTGGGCTATatggttcggatttcgggtggGGAAAACCGGTTAATACTGAGTTCGTTTCGATAGACAGGAATGAAGCGTTCTCGATGTCGGAGAGAGATATGTCCGGTGGTGTGCAGGTCGGTTTGTGTTTGAAGAAACATGAGATGCATGtatttatttctttgtttaATGATGGATtggtaaattaa
- the LOC125575240 gene encoding protein ANTAGONIST OF LIKE HETEROCHROMATIN PROTEIN 1-like — translation MLERWLLEDEDGDYDDELGLFDVAITERLSHRTDRGAGWRYVQQLMYESDQQCYDILRMNQRTFEALCKMLAQRYGLEESHHVYLEESVAMFLETVGQDKTKRDIAARYQRSLDTVQRKLDEVLSALLKFAEDTLKPEEGEFARVSPVLRNDDRYWPQFRDCIGALDGTHIPVRPPSQNADAYRGRKQDPTMNVLAICNFDMKFIYAYVGVPGRAHDTKVLTHCARNEASFPHPPAGKYYLVDSGYPTRTGYLGPHRNMRYHLGQFATGGPPVSARELFNRKHSGLRSVIERTFGVWKAKWRILDRKHPKYGLVKWIKLVTATMALHNFIRDSHREDLDFVQWQNGDDGEGEEAASDGDEEEGGGGGGGHIVYEPTGDRAMEDLRDNITNEYGRGRLPY, via the exons ATGCTTGAAAGATGGTTgttggaagatgaagatggTGATTATGATGATGAACTTGGTTTGTTTGATGTGGCTATTACTGAGAGACTGAGTCATAGAACAGATCGAGGAGCAGGATGGCGTTATGTTCAGCAACTTATGTACGAATCTGATCAGCAATGTTACGACATTCTGCGCATGAATCAAAGGACGTTTGAAGCTTTGTGCAAGATGCTAGCTCAGCGATATGGATTGGAAGAGTCTCACCATGTCTACCTTGAGGAATCTGTTGCGATGTTTCTCGAGACTGTTGGTCAAGATAAGACGAAGAGGGATATTGCTGCAAGGTATCAAAGATCGTTGGATACAGTACAAAGAAAGCTTGATGAAGTCTTGAGTGCTCTTCTCAAGTTTGCAGAGGATACACTAAAACCAGAAGAAGGTGAGTTTGCAAGAGTGAGTCCTGTTTTGAGAAACGATGATCGGTATTGGCCTCAGTTCAGAGATTGTATTGGAGCACTTGATGGAACTCATATCCCGGTTCGCCCTCCAAGTCAGAATGCAGATGCATACAGAGGCAGAAAGCAAGATCCTACAATGAATGTTCTTGCTATATGTAACTTCGATATGAAGTTCATATATGCATATGTCGGTGTACCTGGTAGAGCACATGATACCAAGGTCTTGACTCATTGTGCGAGAAACGAGGCTTCTTTTCCACATCCTCCTGCTGGAAAGTATTATTTAGTTGACTCCGGATATCCGACCAGGACAGGGTATCTTGGTCCACATCGTAATATGCGATATCATCTTGGTCAGTTTGCTACAGGAGGACCACCAGTTAGTGCAAGAGAGTTATTCAACCGAAAGCATTCAGGTCTACGATCAGTGATTGAGAGGACATTTGGAGTATGGAAAGCAAAATGGAGGATTTTGGATCGTAAGCATCCAAAGTATGGTCTGGTCAAGTGGATTAAGTTGGTGACAGCGACGATGGCGCTACACAACTTCATACGTGATTCACATCGGGAAGATCTTGATTTTGTACAGTGGCAAAATGGTGatgatggagaaggagaagaagctgcTAGTGacggtgatgaagaagaag gtggtggtggtggtggtggacatATTGTTTATGAGCCGACAGGTGATAGAGCGATGGAAGATTTGCGTGATAACATCACAAATGAATATGGTAGAGGTCGTTTACCGTATTAA
- the LOC125580568 gene encoding uncharacterized protein LOC125580568 — translation MSTSKDNWKPEETRYFFQLYAEEKRKGNKVGQQMNKVGKKNIMDAFELRFKKGFSDWKRDYKNKYDSSRKKYIRIRMLTQNRTGLGYDDMGRIDMSDDWWKERERECPGIRKAFCKEIDNMDMFEAEFGGVVVTGAEGWSAQHGEASLDSRVGGDIGEDEADSQPAAETQALETETQRQAPRQTQPAAQTHSGSSRAKRRRKEKDVAVEACEKRTAALEVKNMLAKQLMEREQPFSVETVLEMLYALPEVREWSPLYEASIELLIDSEGSRRGFITMKTDEAKTKFLELRTKIKRDE, via the exons ATGTCGACGTCAAAAGAT AATTGGAAACCTGAGGAAACTAGGTATTTTTTCCAACTCTATGcggaagagaaaagaaaaggaaataaagtTGGTCAGCAAATGAATAAAGTAGGGAAAAAGAACATCATGGATGCGTTTGAGCTGAGGTTTAAGAAGGGATTTTCTGATTGGAAGAGGGACTACAAGAACAAGTACGACAGCAGTAGAAAGAAATACATCAGGATTAGGATGCTGACTCAGAACAGGACAGGACTTGGGTATGATGACATGGGAAGGATCGACATGTCAGATGATTGGTGGAAAGAGCGCGAAAGG GAGTGTCCTGGGATTAGAAAAGCTTTCTGCAAAGAAATTGATAACATGGATATGTTTGAAGCAGAATTTGGTGGTGTAGTAGTTACTGGAGCAGAAGGTTGGAGCGCTCAACATGGAGAAGCAAGCTTGGATTCGAGAGTTGGTGGAGATATTGGTGAGGATGAAGCTGATTCTCAGCCAGCAGCAGAGACTCAAGCATTGGAGACAGAAACCCAGCGCCAAGCTCCTCGCCAAACTCAACCAGCGGCTCAGACTCATTCTGGAAGTTCAAGAGCAAAACGAAGGCGTAAAGAGAAAGATGTGGCTGTGGAGGCTTGTGAAAAACGGACAGCTGCGCTTGAAGTGAAGAATATGCTAGCAAAACAATTGATGGAGCGTGAACAACCATTCAGTGTTGAGACCGTATTGGAGATGTTGTATGCTCTCCCTGAAGTGAGAGAGTGGTCGCCTTTATATGAAGCATCGATTGAGCTTCTGATAGATAGTGAAGGGAGCCGAAGGGGATTCATAACGATGAAGACAGATGAAGCAAAGACTAAGTTTCTGGAGCTTAGGACCAAGATAAAACGTGATGAGTAG
- the LOC125585061 gene encoding uncharacterized protein LOC125585061: MSLIDMGFHGNQFTWKRGKTESTFVAKRLDRILCCAQSRLRWQEASVRHLPFLASDHAPLYLQLTPEVKGDARRRPFRFEAAWLQHNEFQDLLTASWDRDIDTREALQRLEVTLRKWNREVFGNIQRRKEDLLRQITEIQDKLSKTSLMISWQRRESY, encoded by the coding sequence ATGTCACTGATTGATATGGGATTTCATGGCAACCAGTTTACATGGAAAAGAGGGAAAACTGAAAGCACATTTGTAGCGAAGAGGCTGGATAGAATATTATGTTGTGCCCAGTCTAGACTCAGGTGGCAGGAGGCAAGTGTGAGGCATTTACCTTTCTTAGCATCAGACCACGCTCCTTTGTATTTACAGCTCACACCGGAGGTGAAGGGTGATGCACGTCGCCGTCCATTTCGTTTTGAGGCGGCATGGCTACAACACAATGAGTTTCAAGACTTGCTAACAGCTTCATGGGATCGTGATATTGATACAAGAGAGGCTTTGCAGAGGTTGGAAGTGACACTCCGAAAGTGGAACAGAGAAGTTTTCGGAAATATCCAAAGAAGGAAAGAGGACTTGTTGAGGCAGATTACAGAGATACAGGATAAATTGAGCAAGACCTCTCTGATGATATCTTGGCAAAGGAGGGAGAGCTACTAA